The following coding sequences lie in one Lolium perenne isolate Kyuss_39 chromosome 2, Kyuss_2.0, whole genome shotgun sequence genomic window:
- the LOC127330620 gene encoding chaperone protein ClpB1-like produces MAKQSKRELLHSEAEPNRCCVQPYSTMSWSWLDWIMGRGDTTQQAYDPLLGTYIPCPTNTPSTEILKIIACIGASAALCGAACAAYRYYRYGTCMQTYGRDMTASAAKGDPVVGRDKEIERVVRILSRRTKNCAVLVGAAGVGKTAIAEGLAQRIASGTVPASLAGARVVAVDLAAMVAGTRWRGMFEERMKNMINHAEAADGKIILFIDEMHMLIGAGDPAGSGDAANILKPALARGRIRCMGATTHEEYRKHVEKDPALERRFQKVHVQEPSTHATIAILKGIKERYQNHYDVEIPDDTIHATVHLADRYITGRRFPDKAIDLIDEACTSIEGKAKRIVGREHIVQVLSQWTGIPMTKLDQKEKVGLVNLADRLHERVIGQNEAVNLVAEAVLRSRAGLAQPGQPIGSFLFLGSTGVGKTELAKALAEQLFDSEKRLLRFDMSEYVSASSVSRLIGAPPSYHGYHEGGQLTEKVRTHPYSVILFDEVEKADRSVLNIFLQLLGDGVLTDGKGQKVDFKNTIIIMTSNLGAEHLTSEVAGDNTVKSQRDVVMKQVRKYFKPELLNRLSDIVVFEPLSHHQLKEVVKIQMISVTARVADKGISLVLSDDVLDVILSESYNPMYGARPIERWVEKNIVTVISKMLVTEEATEGSTISIFAADDSKGLKYQLMNKMDMTDMV; encoded by the exons ATGGCGAAGCAAAGCAAGAGAGAGCTCCTGCATTCAGAAGCAGAGCCAAATCGGTGTTGCGTGCAACCATACTCAACAATGTCTTGGTCATGGCTTGACTGGATCATGGGGAGAGGAGATACTACGCAACAAGCTTATGATCCATTACTGGGGACTTACATACCGTGCCCCACCAATACGCCGTCTACTGAGATATTAAAAATCATAGCCTGCATCGGAGCATCGGCAGCTCTGTGCGGCGCGGCGTGCGCGGcgtaccggtactaccggtacggtACATGCATGCAAACCTACGGCCGGGACATGACGGCCTCGGCCGCCAAGGGTGACCCGGTTGTTGGCCGCGACAAGGAGATCGAGCGTGTCGTACGCATCCTCTCCCGCCGGACGAAGAACTGCGCCGTGCTCGTCGGCGCCGCCGGCGTCGGTAAGACTGCCATCGCCGAGGGCCTCGCACAGCGCATCGCGTCCGGGACGGTCCCCGCCTCGCTCGCCGGCGCGCGTGTCGTGGCGGTCGACCTCGCGGCCATGGTGGCTGGGACCAGGTGGCGCGGCATGTttgaggaacgcatgaagaatatgatcaaccatGCGGAAGCTGCGGACGGCAAGATTATTCTCTTCATCGATGAGATGCACATGCTGATTGGGGCCGGTGACCCGGCAGGTAGCGGCGATGCTGCAAACATACTTAAGCCAGCGTTGGCCCGTGGCCGCATCCGCTGCATGGGAGCCACTACTCACGAGGAGTACCGCAAGCACGTCGAGAAAGACCCCGCGCTCGAGCGGCGGTTCCAGAAGGTGCACGTCCAAGAACCCAGCACGCACGCCACCATTGCCATCTTGAAGGGGATCAAGGAGCGGTACCAAAACCACTATGATGTGGAAATTCCAGACGATACTATTCATGCTACCGTCCACCTTGCTGACCGCTACATCACAG GTCGTCGGTTTCCCGATAAGGCAATTGATCTAATTGACGAGGCTTGCACCTCGATAGAGGGAAAAGCAAAAAGAATTGTTGGCCGGGAACATATTGTACAG gtTTTGAGCCAATGGACTGGAATTCCTATGACTAAGCTTGATCAAAAGGAGAAGGTCGGGTTAGTTAACTTAGCGGACAGATTGCATGAGCGGGTAATTGGCCAGAATGAGGCGGTCAATTTGGTTGCTGAAGCAGTGTTACGTTCCAGGGCTGGTCTTGCTCAGCCTGGCCAACCGATAGGATCCTTCCTATTCCTGGGCTCGACTGGTGTTGGAAAGACCGAACTCGCAAAAGCTCTCGCTGAGCAGCTGTTTGACAGTGAGAAGAGATTGCTTCGGTTTGACATGTCAGAGTACGTTTCTGCTAGTTCTGTATCACGTCTCATCGGAGCACCCCCAAG CTATCATGGTTACCACGAAGGTGGACAACTGACCGAGAAAGTAAGGACACACCCGTACAGTGTAATCCTTTTCGATGAAGTGGAGAAGGCAGATCGCTCGGTGTTGAATATTTTTCTTCAGCTGCTCGGCGATGGTGTTTTGACTGATGGTAAAGGCCAAAAGGTAGATTTCAAGAATACAATAATTATTATGACCTCAAATCTGGGAGCAGAACACCTAACATCAGAAGTGGCCGGAGATAATACAGTCAAGTCTCAGCGAGACGTTGTCATGAAACAG GTTCGGAAATACTTCAAGCCTGAGCTTCTCAACAGACTAAGCGATATTGTTGTATTTGAGCCACTTTCGCATCACCAACTGAAAGAGGTTGTAAAAATCCAGATGATCAGTGTCACTGCGAGagtagctgacaagggcatctctCTTGTTTTAAGTGATGATGTGCTGGACGTTATATTGTCGGAATCATACAATCCG ATGTATGGTGCAAGGCCCATAGAGAGGTGGGTGGAAAAGAACATCGTAACAGTTATCTCGAAGATGCTGGTCACGGAAGAAGCCACTGAAGGCTCAACAATCTCGATCTTTGCTGCTGACGACAGTAAGGGGTTGAAGTACCAATTGATGAACAAGATGGATATGACAGATATGGTTTAA